The genomic stretch TTGTGACAGCGCTGTCATTaaggtctggttaggtttaggcacaagAACCACTATAGTTGAAGTTAGGGGAAAATACCCAGTTTAGTAGGCACACAAAGAAAACGTCCCAAGGTCTCATTAAAAATATCCAGTTTCGTCACCACAAACATGGTCTGCTGCTCGGCCGGCTGTCACAGCACcaccatcccctcctcctcctgatatACATGTACCGGTAATCTGAACTATTTCACCTTGATACCTATTGTAGAAACACTGATATGATACGTATAAAACATACACATTTAATGTATTCGTGGTTTGCAGAACCTTACAATGCTATCAAATCATTTCTCTCAGTTTAGCTGACCCTGGGGTTTGTTTAAAATCTGTTTGACTTGCTTGTGTTTTGCACCCTCTGACATCTCTGCAGTGATGTTGCCACATTACATAAACTCAGCGATTCATTTGATGAGTACTTGTTCATATCACCAATGAGAATGATAACCAAAACTAGACAAATAACACCCAGGCTGTAAACCATAGTTATTCTTTTGCTACTAAGCAGCTGAGATCAGATGATTAAGGTCCAACCCTATACATTCCTCCTAAAAATTACTCGTATGTACTCCTTATTCGGagcagcaaatgtgttttgacaTAATGCCGTATGGatcatgttttctgttaacATAATGAAAAGATGTTAATTAGCGTATCCAGCAAGATGATACTGAAAGTATCAAtaaatgttcactgacaacatATTTGTTGTCTGGTGTCAGCGCAATTAGGAAAACCGTTTCGTGCCATATTAATGTAATTTCTGGGGTTGCAAGGATCGATATCGAAGGCTTTCCCACATTTGTTGATAATGCCGTAGGAGTCTTAGGTCTTAGCCGTAGCTGTGAGGACTGCGAGGGTTAATGGGGGAGGAGTCTTCCCTCCCACTCTGTCCAATCAGCTGGTAGAGACGGTGACTGAGGTTCTGAACCTGACAGGTGCCCAGGACGCACCCCACCCTCATCAGATGTCCGTGGCCCCTCCCGCTGCCACTGCTGGCATGACGACGACCCCGTGACCCACGCTGCCAGGCCGGCGCTTCCCGTAGCACACTGTCACTTTGGTCAAGCAGCGGGTCGGCCAACCTCGGCGGGGGCTCTTTGTGGAGCCGGGCCCTCCAGATGATGTGTCTGTCTCCCTGGGTGATGTGGTTGTCAAtggcagcagggagaacagacgCAGTGGGCATGGTGGCGGCGTAAGAAGACTTTGGATATCTGGAGGTTCTGGGCAAACTCAacctgagacacagagaaacagagaggttgagagaaaatgtttaaatgtaatACAAAAgcactacaacacacacacacacacacacacacacacacacacacacacacacacacacacacacacacagcctataTGATGCTGGGCAGTCATGCGCTTGTCGCCTGCCCTGCTCTGGTTTCTGAAACTAAATCACTACGACAAGATGAAATGTCTCACAGGAAATCAGCTTTGCAGTAAAGTCCACTGTggtctcttcttttttttttcaggacacaaaacagagaaagagcggattgaaagagaaagtgagaaggAGAGATAGAAGAAGAGATAGACGGAGGGCGCTAAACAGGTGGGAGTCTACTTCTATAGCTGCCTCCAGCTGCACTatctctgtatctgtgtgtgtgtgtgtgtgtgtgtgtgtgtgtgtgtgtgtgtgtgtgattcattgTAGCATGCCAGCTTGCATTTCACTTATGGCCTATGTGTGATCTTTCAGTCTAACTGGGGATGAACATGTCTGCAGAAAGCTGTGACTCTTCACAACAACCAGGTGAGACAATGAGTGAAACTGGATGTTCTGACATCTTTAATGCAGTTTGCAGTTTAAAATTTCTACAACAAGCACTAGCCAAATGCAAAACATGTGTAAACAACAATAGTATCTGTTGAAGACCAATCACAGCTATCTTCAGCGTCCTCTTTCACAAACAGAGTGACGTTGTAGCAGACCTGGTGAAGCTGCAGTTACAGTGGATTCCAGAGTGACCAGTGGCAAAAATACAACATCAAAGCATAGAAATGTCAAAAGGATGATTTTTTTCATGCACTGCTTAGTTTTTAGATACACATTCAAGTGCATAATTGTCTTAATATAAGTAATCCATGTCACCATTTATTATTTGTACCTGTTAAAAACACCACATAACATGTAAAAGAATATTCTTTCACGTTTGACTGTTCCTCATCTTCCAGTCATTGTCACTCATTTCACTTACAGAGTCTCAGAAGAGTCCTGTCCGGTTATTTTTGGTGTAatcattattactgtttttcatcattAGCTCTCTGAGTGAGGAGAGGGTCCTGCAGCCAACCCTGATTCGTCATCATCTTCAGTCACCATGGTAGACACAGAAAGCGCCTTCAAATgttcatttggcagacgctggTTTTGAGTCTCAGAAATGCGTGCATCTCTACAGGTCGGCACTCGCTGACGTGTGTGACTTCTTGAATTGTTGTGTTAAACTACAGGCAAACAAACATATTTCCTGatagctttcttttaaaaacctGAGCCAGCTGAGGACTGCTAACTCATCTTCACGTGGACCTGCAGAACACAGTTAAAGagtgatcagctgtttctcttaGTCAATAATTGAAATTTCAGAACAACAGCCTAAAATGTCCTCTAGCGACGCCTAAAGGTTGCTCCACTTGCTGCACCTATCCGGACCAAAGTGGTTCAAACCGACTGAGTCAACAACCGGCTGACACCAGTTGGTTGGTGCCATTACCAACACAgctaaaaaataatatttccaGTTAATCAACACCAGCATGTGAGTTGAGAAATCTCACaacaggagagggagaaacagaggaagagagcgagacagtgaaaagcacacagcacaatgcAGACAGTAACAAGGAGCTCCTACACCACCACTCCTCCTGAGTGAGTTTTGAAGTACTTTTCTTTCTCACCTCCCTGCTGTCTCGCCTTACTTTTTTCTCACCTCGCCACAattcttttcattcatccacACGCTTTCTCAGACATTCAGCCGCTGGAGGGAGCTGGTCTgtctggtcatgtgaccagtCAGAAATTATGCAATACTTTGATCAGGGGTGTCCAAACTTTTTCCCTTGGACGGcgtaaactgcaacttgatgGTGGGCTATGggccaaaagcaaacagctATTGTATTGTCTCATCTTGCTAAGATGCAAAATAGTAGGAGGATCCCAAGATCCCTTAATTGAATACCTTAGGGTGCAAAGTGtcactctctgctgtgctcagatcatgaaaacaaatgataatTAGGGATAAACAGTGGTTTAAATCTAAATTCTTAAAATCAATGTTGCATTTCTTTCACTAGAAATATCTGGGGGGCTAAATCAAACCTTATGGTGAGACAACCTTGGTCTCCAAGCCCCACTTAGGGCATCTATCTGTGTTaactgatgttgatgttgacTTTGCCAATACTCGGCTACCTTCCAACCACATGACGTACAGCTGTCCTGCAAAAGAGAAAATCCCTTCGTatgtgtgtctatttgtgtgtgCCCACACACACCCGCCCTTTCACAAGTGTTGGCTGTTAACAATGTGAGAAACAAAGAATAATGGGAGAGGGGCACATGGAGCCAgataatgtttgtgtttgtttggtgtgaAAAGTGGGCCAGAATACCATATGATCTTTATCCTGTAAGTAATCCTGACTGGTATTCTGATCACTCTTCTGGCTGGACACCTTGGGCTCtcactgccaacacacacacacacacacacacacacacacacacacacacacacacacacacacacacacacgcattaaTTCTTCACTCACTCCCTGACCCACTGTTATGTGTTATACCAGTGACTGGAAGCTTGTGAGATTGCCCAACCCAAAACAAAAATTGTTGTTAATGGATGCTTAATTCTGGCAGTTCTGAACAAaagtcgcacacacacacacacacacacacacacacacacacacacacaggcattatGTTGGTCTGTTGGGCACACACGTGCAAGTGACATGTGACTGCCTGGCAACAAGATTTaccaacacagaaacatgcacacatgtatgca from Chaetodon auriga isolate fChaAug3 chromosome 6, fChaAug3.hap1, whole genome shotgun sequence encodes the following:
- the adm2b gene encoding protein ADM2 gives rise to the protein MCALMPAWLCLLLGFLPLEIQSRALTLQNLTHRHRLSLPRTSRYPKSSYAATMPTASVLPAAIDNHITQGDRHIIWRARLHKEPPPRLADPLLDQSDSVLREAPAWQRGSRGRRHASSGSGRGHGHLMRVGCVLGTCQVQNLSHRLYQLIGQSGREDSSPINPRSPHSYG